In a genomic window of Melanotaenia boesemani isolate fMelBoe1 chromosome 1, fMelBoe1.pri, whole genome shotgun sequence:
- the LOC121642583 gene encoding low choriolytic enzyme-like: MTPTFLFLLILSLTDVSLSAPIDSKDKTGQSMDISEIILRPQIDPKIPVVQDDIALPDTSSRNADPCTAKGCKWSKTGRYVYVPYFISTKYNDLERFIIISSLQSFVQSTCIRFVPWKASDLHYLYFEAMKGCWSFVGRRTGGQFISLAKPGCLYHSTVQHEVLHALGFHHEQERSDRDEYIRILFENIEPEFKNNFDKVETNNLKTPYDFNSVMQYYKFAFSKNGKPTMVAKCDSNLDFGHAKQMSKNDIARINRLYNCCSKKTPCTISN; the protein is encoded by the exons ATGACTCCaactttcctcttcctcctcatcctctcacTGACGGATGTTTCTCTG aGTGCACCGATTGACAGTAAAGATAAAACag GCCAATCGATGGACATCTCTGAAATCATCCTAAGACCCCAAATTGACCCAA AGATACCTGTGGTGCAGGATGACATTGCTTTGCCGGATACTTCCAGCAGGAACGCAGACCCATGCACTGCCAAAGGCTGCAAGTGGTCTAAAACTGGACGCTACGTCTACGTGCCTTACTTCATCTCTACTAAATACA ATGATTTAGAGCGCTTCATCATCATTAGCAGCCTGCAGAGCTTCGTTCAGTCCACCTGCATTCGCTTTGTCCCGTGGAAAGCAAGTGATCTACATTACCTCTACTTTGAAGCTAtgaaggg gTGTTGGTCCTTTGTTGGCCGTCGAACTGGCGGACAGTTTATCTCACTGGCAAAACCGGGCTGTTTGTACCACTCCACAGTGCAGCATGAGGTTCTTCACGCTCTGGGATTCCACCATGAGCAGGAACGCTCCGACAGAGACGAATATATCAGGATTCTCTTCGAGAACATTGAACCAG AATTCAAAAATAACTTTGATAAAGTGGAGACAAACAACTTGAAGACTCCTTACGACTTCAACTCTGTCATGCAATACTACAA GTTCGCCTTCTCCAAAAATGGGAAGCCAACCATGGTCGCCAAGTGTGATTCGAATCTTGACTTTGGACACGCCAAGCAAATGAGCAAGAACGACATTGCTCGCATCAACAGGCTCTATAACTgctgctcaaagaaaacaccCTGTACAATTTCCAACTGA